TTCATAGCAGTGATCGCGAGGCGAAGGAAGGGCTGGAGCCTGTAGAGGTTGAGAAGATTTTGGAAGGGGTCAAGCGAATGCCGGTGTATCGTTGGCGGTACAAGGAGAACCCGGGAGTCGAGCACATTGGTCCTGTCGCGCAAGATTTTACGCGAGAGTTTGAGGTCGGAGTCGATGAGCGAAGCATCGCCGCGGTGGACGCCGACGGCGTCCTCTTCGCCGCGGTGCAGGCGCTGGCGCGGGAGAACGAACGAATTGTGCGGGATAACGAACGAATCGTCAGGGAGAATGAGGACCTGCGCCGCCGGATCGAGGAACTCGAGAGACGGATACAGGGGCCGGCGAGCGGATCTTTCTGATGGCTGAAGGGTCGAAGAAGAGAGCGCCGTTTATCGAATGAAATTGAGGAAGGGCGCTCGCCCGCGTGCTCGCCCTTTGATGGAGGGGCAGGTTCTACCCTGCCCGCGATTTATGGAGGGGCGAGTTCCACCTCGCCCGAAAAATTTATTCTCTATCATCGGTCACGCGGTAGCGCGCCCTTCCCAAAAACTGGATTGCGGAAACGGCTGACGCGTGAAAATGCAGCGGAGTGCAGCTGGAGGGTTTTAGATTTACGATCGCGATGGGGTTGGCGATCCGAAATGACGGGACGGAGGAATAACCGCGGGAGGTACAGCGCACGGGGCCGACGAGGTGCCCTTCGCATTCGTCCCAGCGCACGCGCAACACAATGAGCGAATGGAAGAGGAAAATGCCCGACTCCGGGACGAGATCCAGGCGCTGCGCCGGGAGCTGGAGACGCTGAAGCGGGCGATTTCGCATTGACGAGCAAGGCGAAATATCAGAACGTTTTTTCACTGTATAACGGAGGAGAGCCGAGATGAAACGAAGGTGGTTGTTCGTCATGTTGTTGAGCGGGCTGGGCGCAGGCTTCGCGCGGGCGGATGCGCCGGGGATGATTCACTATCAGGGGCGGCTGGTGCAGGGGACGAACCTGTACAGCGGGCCGGTGAGTTTGGTGTTCCGGA
This genomic window from Kiritimatiellia bacterium contains:
- a CDS encoding tail fiber domain-containing protein, translated to HSSDREAKEGLEPVEVEKILEGVKRMPVYRWRYKENPGVEHIGPVAQDFTREFEVGVDERSIAAVDADGVLFAAVQALARENERIVRDNERIVRENEDLRRRIEELERRIQGPASGSF